A window of the Lentimicrobium sp. L6 genome harbors these coding sequences:
- a CDS encoding adenosylcobalamin-dependent ribonucleoside-diphosphate reductase: MAEEKIAVPLQAYTHEEVLKAATEYFKGDTLAAGVWMNKYALKNSEGDVFEKNPEQMHRRIASEIARVEKKYPNPMSEETIFELLDRFKYIIPAGSPMAGIGNNLQVSSLSNCFVIGNDGESDSYGGIMKIDQEQVQLMKRRGGVGHDLSHIRPAGSKVKNSALTSTGIVPFMERYSNSTREVAQDGRRGALMLSISVKHPDTEKFIDAKMEQGKVTGANVSVKIDDDFMQALKENKPYRQQYPIESENPKVAKDVDAKGLWDKIIHNAWSSAEPGILFWDTVIKESVPDSYADMGFKTVSTNPCGEIPLCPYDSCRLQAINLYSYVDQPFTDQAKFNTEKFIKHVHYAQRMMDDVIDLEIEKVDAIIAKIDSDPETKEVKRVEKNLWENIKRKTIEGRRTGLGITAEGDMLAALGMRYGSDEAIKFSTEIHQLLATEAYRNSVNLAKDRGAFPIFNYDREANNPFIKRIGESAPEVLEQMKEHGRRNIAILTIAPTGSVSICTQTTSGIEPVFLVSYKRRKKVNPNDRNVTVSFVDEIGDSWEEYNVFHPKFLKWLTVKGYDTDVVKAYDDAELQKLIDISPYSKATSNDIDWVAKVKMQGAIQKWVDHSISVTVNLPSDATEELVSNVYQTAWEAGCKGMTIYRDGSRSGVLVSNDKKEEDDSTFKETQAPTRPKRLQSDILRFQNDYEKWIAVVGLLDGKPYEVFTGKADDFYLPPWVHNGEVIKYKKEGERARYDFQFSDKQGYKVTIEGLSRSFDKTFWNYAKLISGILRHGMPLYQAVDLISNLTFDTESINTWKNGVVRSLKKYIPDGTSAAKNKCPECDVPDGLVYKEGCLTCKHCGYSKCE, translated from the coding sequence ATGGCAGAAGAAAAGATAGCTGTACCATTACAAGCCTATACTCACGAGGAGGTTTTAAAAGCTGCCACAGAATATTTCAAAGGAGATACACTTGCTGCAGGAGTTTGGATGAATAAATATGCTTTAAAGAATTCCGAGGGAGATGTTTTTGAAAAAAACCCTGAGCAGATGCATCGTCGAATTGCTTCTGAGATAGCTCGCGTAGAGAAGAAATATCCAAATCCGATGTCTGAGGAGACTATTTTTGAGCTTCTGGATAGGTTTAAATATATTATTCCAGCTGGAAGTCCTATGGCAGGAATTGGTAATAATCTGCAAGTTTCAAGTTTGTCAAATTGTTTTGTGATTGGTAACGATGGTGAATCTGATAGTTATGGTGGTATCATGAAGATAGATCAAGAGCAGGTTCAGTTGATGAAGCGTAGAGGAGGAGTTGGTCATGACTTGTCTCATATTCGTCCTGCAGGTTCCAAAGTAAAAAACAGTGCTTTGACCTCTACCGGTATTGTTCCTTTTATGGAGCGTTACTCTAATTCAACTCGTGAAGTTGCTCAAGATGGACGAAGAGGAGCTTTAATGTTAAGTATTTCTGTAAAACACCCCGATACAGAAAAATTCATCGATGCTAAGATGGAGCAAGGTAAAGTGACAGGAGCAAATGTCTCTGTCAAAATTGATGATGATTTTATGCAGGCTCTCAAGGAAAACAAACCTTATCGTCAGCAATATCCAATCGAATCTGAGAATCCTAAAGTGGCTAAAGATGTTGATGCTAAAGGATTGTGGGATAAGATTATTCATAACGCTTGGTCTTCTGCAGAACCAGGTATCTTGTTCTGGGATACAGTGATTAAAGAATCTGTACCTGATAGTTATGCTGATATGGGATTTAAAACCGTATCTACCAACCCATGTGGTGAGATTCCACTTTGTCCTTATGATAGCTGTCGTCTTCAGGCCATCAATTTGTATAGTTATGTGGATCAGCCATTTACTGACCAAGCAAAATTCAACACAGAGAAATTTATCAAGCACGTTCATTATGCTCAAAGAATGATGGATGATGTGATTGATTTAGAGATAGAAAAAGTGGATGCTATTATTGCAAAGATTGATAGTGATCCAGAAACAAAGGAAGTAAAAAGAGTAGAAAAAAACCTTTGGGAAAATATTAAACGTAAAACTATTGAAGGTCGTCGTACTGGACTAGGGATAACAGCTGAAGGTGATATGTTGGCTGCTTTAGGTATGCGTTATGGTTCTGATGAAGCGATTAAGTTTTCAACAGAAATTCACCAGCTTTTAGCCACAGAGGCTTATAGAAACAGTGTTAACTTAGCAAAAGACCGTGGCGCTTTCCCTATCTTTAATTATGATAGAGAAGCCAATAACCCTTTTATTAAAAGAATAGGGGAGTCAGCTCCTGAGGTTTTGGAGCAAATGAAAGAACATGGCCGAAGAAATATTGCCATTTTAACCATAGCTCCAACGGGTAGCGTGAGTATTTGTACTCAAACCACTTCTGGTATAGAGCCTGTTTTCTTGGTGTCTTATAAGCGAAGGAAAAAAGTAAATCCTAATGATAGGAATGTAACTGTAAGTTTCGTAGACGAGATTGGCGATAGTTGGGAAGAATATAATGTATTCCACCCTAAGTTTTTGAAATGGTTGACAGTAAAGGGTTATGATACAGATGTAGTAAAGGCATATGATGATGCCGAGTTACAAAAGTTAATTGATATCTCTCCATATAGTAAAGCTACCTCTAATGATATTGATTGGGTAGCAAAAGTAAAAATGCAAGGTGCTATTCAGAAATGGGTAGATCATTCCATCAGCGTCACCGTAAACCTCCCTTCTGATGCTACAGAAGAGTTGGTGAGTAACGTATACCAGACAGCTTGGGAAGCAGGTTGTAAAGGAATGACGATTTATCGTGATGGTTCTCGTTCTGGAGTTTTAGTTTCTAATGATAAAAAAGAAGAGGATGATTCTACTTTTAAAGAAACTCAAGCCCCAACACGTCCTAAAAGATTACAATCTGATATATTGCGTTTCCAAAATGACTATGAGAAGTGGATTGCTGTTGTAGGATTATTAGATGGGAAACCTTACGAGGTGTTTACCGGAAAAGCAGATGATTTCTATTTACCACCTTGGGTGCATAATGGTGAGGTTATTAAATATAAAAAAGAAGGGGAACGTGCTCGTTACGATTTCCAATTCTCCGACAAACAAGGGTATAAGGTAACTATTGAAGGTTTAAGTAGAAGTTTTGACAAGACATTCTGGAACTATGCTAAACTGATTTCCGGAATTCTACGTCACGGAATGCCTTTATACCAAGCAGTAGATTTAATTTCCAATTTAACTTTTGATACAGAAAGTATAAATACCTGGAAGAACGGTGTAGTTAGATCTTTAAAAAAGTATATACCTGATGGAACTAGTGCAGCCAAAAACAAGTGTCCAGAGTGCGACGTGCCCGATGGTCTAGTTTATAAAGAAGGTTGTTTAACATGTAAGCATTGTGGTTATTCAAAATGTGAATAA